Proteins encoded within one genomic window of Bacillus sp. 1NLA3E:
- a CDS encoding bifunctional 3-deoxy-7-phosphoheptulonate synthase/chorismate mutase yields MKNQGLDQLRNRVDELNLQLLSLINERAELVQEIGRVKETQGVNRYDPVRERKMLDLIKEHNDGPFENSTVEHMFKQIFKAGLELQQDDHRKALLVSRKKKPENTIVDVKGVKIGDGTPHFVFGPCSVESYEQVAAVAAAVKANGFKLLRGGAYKPRTSPYDFQGLGLEGLKILKRVADDFDLAVISEIVNPADIETALDYIDVIQIGARNMQNFELLKAAGSVKKPVLLKRGLAATIEEFINAAEYIMSQGNDQIILCERGIRTYERATRNTLDISAVPILKQETHLPVMVDVTHSTGRKDLLLPCAKAALAIGADGVMAEVHPDPAVALSDSAQQMDLKEFDSFLKGLKDTPFVRL; encoded by the coding sequence ATGAAAAATCAAGGACTTGATCAATTACGAAACCGCGTTGATGAATTAAATTTGCAATTGCTTTCTTTAATTAACGAAAGAGCTGAACTAGTGCAAGAGATCGGGCGAGTTAAGGAAACACAAGGTGTGAATCGGTATGATCCAGTTCGTGAACGGAAAATGCTTGATTTAATAAAAGAACACAATGATGGACCATTTGAAAATTCGACGGTTGAGCATATGTTTAAACAAATATTTAAAGCAGGTTTAGAATTACAGCAAGACGACCATCGTAAGGCTCTCTTGGTTTCACGTAAGAAAAAACCAGAAAATACGATTGTAGATGTAAAGGGCGTAAAGATTGGCGATGGGACTCCTCATTTTGTCTTCGGTCCATGTTCAGTTGAATCGTATGAGCAAGTTGCAGCTGTTGCAGCTGCTGTTAAAGCGAACGGATTTAAATTATTACGTGGTGGGGCATACAAGCCTAGAACCTCTCCATACGACTTCCAAGGTCTTGGCTTAGAAGGTTTAAAAATATTAAAACGTGTTGCTGACGATTTCGATTTAGCTGTTATCAGTGAAATTGTTAATCCCGCAGATATCGAAACAGCATTAGATTACATTGATGTGATTCAAATTGGTGCCCGTAATATGCAAAACTTTGAACTTTTAAAAGCTGCAGGTTCTGTGAAAAAACCTGTTTTATTAAAACGTGGTCTTGCTGCAACAATTGAAGAGTTCATTAATGCGGCTGAATACATTATGTCACAAGGAAATGATCAAATTATCCTTTGTGAAAGAGGAATTCGTACTTACGAACGTGCGACAAGAAATACTTTAGATATTTCTGCCGTTCCAATTTTAAAACAAGAAACACATTTACCTGTTATGGTCGATGTAACCCACTCAACTGGTAGAAAAGATTTGCTATTACCATGTGCAAAAGCTGCATTAGCAATTGGGGCAGATGGTGTTATGGCTGAGGTTCACCCAGATCCAGCAGTAGCATTATCAGATTCTGCACAACAAATGGATTTAAAAGAATTTGATAGCTTTCTTAAAGGGTTAAAAGATACTCCGTTTGTTCGATTGTAA
- a CDS encoding YtxH domain-containing protein, with product MINNNDKLMPLNENNERTGTKDFLLGAMVGGVIGASAALWLSPKSRTALRETLNNQTTILKEKADTLQEKVTDLAQYTKEKTNTLTKSLSQQSSEALAKMKCKSSDTESDPVQRMLEETKKAFDETEQKLNR from the coding sequence GTGATAAATAATAATGATAAGCTAATGCCATTGAATGAAAATAACGAAAGAACAGGAACAAAAGACTTTTTGCTAGGAGCAATGGTTGGGGGCGTTATAGGGGCTTCTGCAGCTTTGTGGCTTTCACCGAAATCGAGGACAGCCTTGCGGGAAACACTTAATAATCAAACCACCATATTAAAAGAGAAGGCTGATACATTGCAAGAAAAGGTAACAGACCTTGCCCAATACACAAAAGAAAAAACCAATACCTTAACAAAATCACTTAGCCAACAGTCATCGGAAGCATTGGCAAAAATGAAGTGCAAGAGTTCTGACACGGAAAGTGATCCAGTACAAAGAATGCTTGAAGAAACGAAAAAAGCGTTCGATGAAACAGAACAGAAGCTAAATCGTTAA
- the murC gene encoding UDP-N-acetylmuramate--L-alanine ligase yields MTIYHFVGIKGSGMSALAQVLHDTKFQVQGSDVEKRFFTQQALEQSGIKILPFQKENIQPGMTVIAGNAFPDTHEEIQEALHLGLPIVRYHRFLGDFMQNFTSIAITGAHGKTSTTGLLAHVIEGAKPTSYLIGDGTGKGDRDAEYFVFEACEYRRHFLSYFPDYAIMTNIDFDHPDYFANIEDVFSAFQEMAWQVKKGIFACGDDRHLQKIQAKVPVLFYGFGDDNDFQARNIEKSTTGTTFEVYVRNTFYDTFTIPAFGDHNVLNTLAVIALCHYEGININIIKEQLKTFSGVKRRFSEKQIGSQIIIDDYAHHPTEIKATIDAANQKYPDREIIAVFQPHTFSRTQTFLEDFAKSLNLADKVYLCDIFGSARENHGKLSIEDLQAKIPGAVLLDEKDTTLLKQHENGVIIFMGAGDIQKYQVAYEKELA; encoded by the coding sequence ATGACTATTTACCATTTCGTAGGTATTAAGGGGTCCGGAATGAGTGCTCTTGCACAAGTTCTTCATGATACGAAATTTCAAGTCCAAGGCTCCGATGTCGAAAAGCGCTTTTTTACTCAACAGGCCCTAGAGCAATCTGGAATTAAGATTCTTCCTTTTCAAAAGGAGAACATTCAGCCGGGAATGACGGTCATTGCAGGGAATGCTTTTCCAGATACTCATGAGGAAATTCAAGAAGCTTTGCATTTGGGTCTTCCTATTGTAAGATATCACCGCTTTTTAGGTGATTTTATGCAAAACTTTACGAGTATTGCAATTACAGGCGCACACGGGAAAACATCAACAACGGGTCTACTAGCCCACGTAATTGAAGGGGCGAAACCAACCTCCTATTTAATTGGAGATGGGACAGGAAAAGGCGATCGGGATGCCGAATATTTTGTATTTGAAGCATGTGAATATAGAAGACATTTCTTATCATATTTTCCTGATTATGCAATCATGACCAATATCGACTTCGATCACCCTGATTATTTTGCCAATATCGAGGATGTTTTTTCTGCTTTCCAAGAGATGGCGTGGCAAGTAAAGAAGGGGATTTTTGCATGTGGTGATGATAGGCATTTACAAAAGATTCAAGCAAAAGTTCCTGTTCTTTTTTATGGTTTCGGAGATGACAACGATTTTCAGGCAAGAAACATCGAGAAGTCTACTACAGGAACTACATTTGAAGTGTACGTTCGTAATACCTTCTATGATACATTTACCATCCCAGCATTTGGTGATCACAATGTGCTCAATACCTTAGCCGTTATTGCTCTTTGTCATTATGAAGGAATTAACATTAACATTATTAAAGAGCAATTAAAGACTTTTAGTGGTGTTAAAAGAAGATTTTCTGAGAAACAAATTGGTTCACAAATTATTATTGATGATTATGCACATCATCCAACAGAAATTAAAGCAACAATTGATGCTGCAAATCAGAAGTATCCTGATCGTGAAATTATTGCAGTGTTCCAACCACACACTTTTTCAAGAACACAAACATTTTTAGAAGATTTTGCTAAAAGCTTGAATTTAGCTGATAAGGTATATCTATGTGATATTTTTGGTTCAGCTCGTGAAAACCATGGGAAGCTATCGATTGAGGACTTACAAGCGAAAATTCCAGGCGCTGTCCTATTGGATGAAAAAGATACTACCCTATTAAAACAGCATGAAAATGGTGTAATTATTTTTATGGGTGCTGGTGATATTCAAAAATATCAAGTTGCATATGAAAAAGAATTAGCTTGA
- a CDS encoding aminopeptidase — translation MKDPRIEKLAKNLINYSVRLQKGEKVLIENFGLQRELVTALVKEAYAAGGNPYVLLKDQQVDRSLLLGANEQQFDLMADFEANVMSHMDAYIGLRSGDNINEHADVPDDKMKIHGKTIGKKVHRDIRVPKTKWVVLRFPTSSMAQLAKMSTEAFEDFYFNVCNLDYGKMDHAMDHLVEIMNKTDKVRLTGPGTDLTFSIKDIPAIKCAGQLNIPDGEVFTAPVRDSVNGVVSYNTPSPYQGFTFENVKLTFENGKIIKAESNDTDRINKIFDTDEGARFVGEFAIGVNPYIRQPMQDILFDEKIDGSFHFTPGQCYDEAYNGNHSDIHWDMVNIQRPDYGGGEIYFDDVLIRKDGRFVIPELESLNPENLK, via the coding sequence ATGAAAGATCCACGAATTGAAAAGCTAGCTAAAAATTTAATCAATTATTCCGTACGGCTTCAAAAGGGTGAAAAGGTATTAATTGAAAACTTCGGTTTACAACGGGAACTTGTTACAGCATTAGTTAAGGAAGCATATGCTGCAGGAGGAAATCCTTATGTCCTATTAAAGGATCAACAGGTTGACCGTTCCCTATTATTGGGTGCCAATGAACAACAATTTGATTTAATGGCTGACTTTGAAGCTAACGTTATGAGCCATATGGATGCCTACATCGGACTACGTTCTGGAGACAATATCAATGAACACGCTGATGTTCCAGACGATAAAATGAAAATTCATGGTAAAACCATTGGTAAAAAAGTACATAGAGACATTAGAGTTCCAAAAACCAAATGGGTCGTCCTTCGTTTTCCAACTTCTTCAATGGCACAGTTAGCAAAAATGAGCACGGAAGCATTTGAGGACTTCTATTTTAATGTGTGCAATCTTGACTATGGGAAAATGGACCATGCGATGGATCATTTAGTTGAGATCATGAATAAAACTGATAAAGTTAGGCTTACTGGACCTGGAACTGATTTAACCTTTTCTATAAAAGATATTCCAGCCATAAAATGCGCTGGGCAATTGAATATTCCTGATGGAGAAGTTTTTACTGCTCCTGTCCGAGATTCTGTGAATGGTGTAGTAAGCTATAACACCCCATCACCCTATCAAGGTTTTACCTTCGAGAATGTAAAGCTAACGTTTGAGAATGGAAAAATCATTAAAGCCGAATCGAATGATACGGACCGAATCAATAAGATATTTGATACTGACGAAGGCGCAAGATTTGTTGGTGAATTCGCTATTGGAGTGAATCCGTATATTCGTCAGCCAATGCAGGATATTCTATTTGATGAAAAAATTGATGGTAGCTTTCACTTTACCCCAGGACAATGCTATGACGAAGCCTATAACGGTAACCATTCAGACATCCATTGGGATATGGTTAATATCCAACGACCTGATTATGGTGGTGGTGAGATTTATTTTGATGATGTCTTAATCCGAAAAGATGGCCGGTTTGTGATACCTGAACTTGAATCATTGAACCCTGAGAACTTAAAATAA
- a CDS encoding DUF948 domain-containing protein, with translation MIIILYLSAALIAISFLILVIYLSKTFKSVQLTLDSVSKTLNGLEKQLDGVMSETTELLKKTNALADDINKKAENLNSVVYAVKDVGTSIKKFNHTIQTVTDTVDRSVEENQEKISQIVQWSNVLIELKDKWKNRKLQKQMEIKPSGTRQRQRNQ, from the coding sequence TTGATCATTATTCTTTATTTAAGTGCAGCTTTAATTGCCATTTCCTTTCTTATTTTAGTGATTTACTTGTCCAAGACGTTTAAATCAGTGCAATTAACGCTTGATAGTGTGTCAAAAACTTTAAATGGTCTAGAAAAACAGCTAGATGGTGTGATGAGTGAAACAACAGAATTGTTAAAAAAGACCAATGCTTTGGCTGATGATATTAACAAAAAAGCGGAGAACTTGAATAGTGTTGTATATGCGGTAAAGGATGTTGGGACCTCTATTAAAAAATTCAATCATACTATTCAAACTGTTACGGACACTGTCGACCGTAGTGTCGAGGAAAATCAGGAGAAAATTTCGCAAATTGTCCAATGGAGCAATGTATTGATAGAATTAAAGGACAAATGGAAAAATAGAAAGCTACAAAAACAAATGGAAATTAAACCTAGTGGAACAAGGCAACGACAAAGAAATCAATAA
- the ytxJ gene encoding bacillithiol system redox-active protein YtxJ: MQKIESVEQFEQLIESGDTFTLLKHSLTCPISQAAYEEYEKFTEENPDEKSYYLTVQDSRPLSTYIAEKYQVKHESPQAFLFHNKVVAWHASHWKITYNTLEKVTEEIK, encoded by the coding sequence TTGCAAAAAATTGAATCTGTAGAACAATTCGAACAATTAATTGAATCAGGGGATACTTTTACGCTGTTAAAGCATAGTTTGACTTGTCCAATTAGCCAAGCTGCCTACGAGGAGTATGAAAAGTTCACCGAGGAAAATCCAGACGAAAAGAGTTATTATTTAACCGTTCAAGATTCTCGACCATTATCTACTTATATTGCTGAAAAATATCAAGTAAAACATGAATCACCTCAAGCCTTTTTATTCCATAATAAGGTTGTAGCATGGCATGCGTCACATTGGAAAATTACTTATAATACACTAGAAAAAGTTACCGAAGAAATAAAGTAA